The Accipiter gentilis chromosome 9, bAccGen1.1, whole genome shotgun sequence genome includes a region encoding these proteins:
- the PLAC9 gene encoding placenta-specific protein 9, whose amino-acid sequence MLFLWALAFILVLQEQDLLAAADPVSMLPGSLGRGSWCNEHDTIHKRLDIIEEKVIKTVEHLESEVKSLLNIISETTSNIPIAPGTPLIDIFDDTS is encoded by the exons ATGCTTTTCCTTTGGGCACTGGCATTTATTTTAGTCCTGCAGgagcaagatcttttag CTGCTGCAGACCCTGTCAGTATGTTACCTGGAAGTTTGGGAAGAGGGAGCTGGTGTAACGAACATGATACGATCCACAAACGCTTAGATATTATTGAAGAG AAGGTAATAAAAACAGTGGAGCATCTAGAATCAGAAGTCAAATCGCTCCTCAACATCATCAGTGAGACAACATCAAATATCCCCATTGCTCCAGGAACCCCACTTATAGACATTTTTGATG ATACCAGCTGA